The following are from one region of the Coffea eugenioides isolate CCC68of chromosome 2, Ceug_1.0, whole genome shotgun sequence genome:
- the LOC113760745 gene encoding cathepsin B-like protease 3: protein MAGIYITALLLFGAMLTFQLEVHAEASNSQLKHDSKILQDSIVARINSNSTAGWTAEMSPRFSDYTVGQFKHLLGVKPTPKGVLESTRVVTHPRDLKLPDQFDARTAWPQCGTIGRILDQGHCGSCWAFGAVESLSDRFCIQFGMNVSLSVNDVLACCGFSCGDGCYGGSPFAAWEYFTYSGVVTEECDPYFDNTGCSHPGCGEYPTPKCIKKCVKENLLWSKSKHFSINAYRISSDPQSIMAEVYKNGPVEVSFIVHEDFAHYRSGVYKHTIGGTIGGHSVKLIGWGTSDDGEDYWLIANEWNRSWGEDGYFKIRRGTNECGIEAEVLAGTPSSRNLVPEYSDADVSLDASI, encoded by the exons GTCCATGCCGAAGCATCAAATTCTCAGCTTAAACATGATTCTAAGATTCTGCAG GATTCCATTGTTGCGAGGATTAATAGTAATTCCACAGCTGGATGGACAGCTGAAATGAGTCCTCGGTTTTCAGATTACACT GTTGGCCAATTTAAGCATCTTCTTGGAGTCAAACCAACACCAAAGGGTGTTCTGGAGAGCACTCGGGTTGTAACTCATCCTAGAGATCTGAAGTTGCCCGACCAGTTTGATGCACGAACAGCTTGGCCTCAATGTGGCACTATTGGGAGAATTCTTG ATCAG GGACATTGTGGTTCTTGTTGGGCATTTGGTGCGGTTGAATCACTCTCTGATCGTTTCTGCATACAGTTTGGCATG AATGTTTCACTTTCTGTTAACGATGTCCTTGCGTGCTGTGGCTTCTCGTGTGGTGATGGCTGTTATGGTGGTAGTCCTTTTGCTGCTTGGGAATACTTTACATACTCTGGTgttgtgactgaagag TGTGACCCTTACTTTGATAACACTGGATGTTCTCACCCTGGTTGCGGTGAATATCCCACCCCAAAGTGCATTAAGAAGTGTGTTAAAGAGAACTTGCTGTGGAGTAAGTCAAAGCATTTTAGCATCAATGCCTACAGAATAAGTTCTGATCCACAGAGTATCATGGCAGAAGTATATAAAAATGGACCAGTTGAGGTCTCATTCATTGTTCATGAG GACTTTGCCCATTATCGTTCTGGTGTTTACAAACACACAATAGGTGGTACAATTGGTGGCCATTCTGTAAAGCTGATTGGATGGGGTACCAGCGATGACGGGGAGGATTACTGG CTAATTGCAAACGAGTGGAATAGAAGCTGGGGCGAA GACGGATACTTCAAGATCAGACGGGGAACAAATGAGTGCGGCATTGAAGCAGAAGTGCTTGCAGGAACACCTTCATCCAGGAATCTGGTACCAGAATACAGTGATGCAGATGTCTCCCTTGATGCTTCTATCTAA